In Populus nigra chromosome 10, ddPopNigr1.1, whole genome shotgun sequence, the following proteins share a genomic window:
- the LOC133704344 gene encoding nucleoside hydrolase 3 isoform X1, translated as MVTKDDIINLTQPMIATYYIHQLAKPSSPCLPSVCSHLFVLRPPLYSFLEGRDFEDCDWNREKMLRRYLLAVVVLINVLELARASLCTDGGKPHRILLDTDVDTDDFFALLYLLKLNRSEFELEAVTINTNAWTDAGHAVNQIYDILYMMGRDDLSVGMGGEGGIKEDGHILPDVGGYLPIVEQGNATAGGCRYRQAIPVGLGGRLDIDSNYGIRKAFLPQGSRGYSPLQQPTAQQVLIEKVSAGPITIFIIGAHTNIGIFLMKNPHLKKNIQHIYVMGGGVRSKNPTGCCPNNASSSCQPRQCGNPGNLFTDYTSNPYGEFNIFGDPFAAYQVFHSGIPVTLVPLDATNTIPINENFFEAFEQNQHTYEAQYCFQSLKMARDTWFDDQFYTSYFMWDSFTSGVAVSIMRTLHNQNGENEFAEMEYMNITVVTSNEPYGINDGSNPFFNDRKVPKFNLVKGGVHSGHVQTGLRDPFCIVQNGKGRCKDGYTEEVTSSDGVRVLVATRAKPNPDSNSILDRAYFKSFLDVLNHPHQTGRFNFTTQFPHYKKVFYKPDFGTKRLGKPVVFDMDMSAGDFLALFYLLKVPVEIINLKAIIVTPVGWANAATIDIVYDLLHMMGRDDIPVGLGEIFAMNQSDPIFSAVGDCKYLKAIPHGSGGLLDSDTLYGLARDLPRSPRRYTAENSVKYGAPRDTDHPELRQPLALEIWDSIVRTLDPGSKITILTNGPLTSLAKIIQNENNTSSVIQDVYVVGGHISHSDTDKGNVLTIDSNEYTELNMFLDPLAAKTVFESSLDITLIPLGVQRRVSSFPKILRSLRSKTKRTPEELFVQRLLSRLYRLKETHHRYHHMDTFLGEILGAVVLAGDHSKLEPIWLAKPIMILAEGDESKDGQVVIDEKQGKFVKILENVELEAHYDLFAKRLAVKKQSAVVGSFGEQRRIWGVPPN; from the exons ATGGTAACAAAAgatgacataattaatttgacTCAGCCCATGATAGCTACCTACTACAT ACACCAGTTAGCTAAACCTTCAAGTCCTTGTCTCCCGTCTGTGTGCTCTCACCTCTTTGTTTTACGGCCTCCATTATATTCA TTTTTGGAGGGAAGAGACTTTGAGGATTGTGATTGGAACAGAGAAAAAATGTTGCGGAGATATCTTTTGGCAGTTGTAGTGTTGATTAATGTTCTTGAACTTGCTAGAGCTAGTCTGTGCACTGATGGGGGAAAGCCACATCGGATTCTTTTGGATACAGATGTTGATACTGATGATTTCTTCGCTCTTTTGTACCTCTTGAAGCTTAACAGATCAGAATTTGAATTGGAG GCAGTCACTATCAACACAAATGCATGGACTGATGCAGGGCATGCCGTGAACCAAATCTATGACATTCTTTACATGATGGGTCGTGACGATTTATCTGTTGGAATGGGAGGTGAGGGTGGAATAAAAGAAGATGGTCACATACTTCCGGATGTTGGTGGTTATCTTCCTATAGTTGAACAG GGAAATGCAACTGCAGGAGGTTGTAGATACAGACAAGCTATTCCTGTTGGTCTAGGAGGACGGCTAGATATTGATTCTAACTATGGCATAAGGAAAGCATTCCTGCCTCAG GGCAGCAGGGGGTATTCTCCTCTTCAACAGCCTACTGCCCAGCAAGTGCTGATTGAGAAAGTATCTGCAGGTCCTATTACCATTTTCATAATAGGAGCTCATACAAATATTGGGATTTTTCTTATGAAGAATCCACATCTCAAGAAGAATATCCAGCATATATATGTGATGGGCGGTGGTGTGAGGTCAAAAAATCCAACTGGTTGTTGCCCCAATAATGCAAGTTCATCATGCCAACCAAGACAGTGTGGTAACCCTGGTAATCTGTTCACTGACTACACTAGCAACCCTTATGGTGAATTCAATATCTTTGGTGATCCTTTTGCTGCATACCAG GTGTTTCATTCTGGAATTCCAGTCACCCTTGTGCCCCTTGATGCAACAAATACCATTCCAATAAATGAGAATTTCTTTGAGGCATTTGAGCAAAACCAGCACACATACGAGGCACAATACTGCTTTCAGTCCTTGAAAATGGCTCGTGACACTTGGTTTGATGACCAATTCTATACT AGCTATTTCATGTGGGACTCCTTCACGTCAGGTGTAGCAGTTTCTATCATGCGTACTTTGCATAACCAAAATGGAGAAAATGAATTTGCAGAAATGGAGTATATGAACATAACTGTGGTGACTTCAAATGAACCTTATGGGATAAATGACGGATCGAATCCATTCTTTAATGACCGTAAGGTTCCAAAGTTTAATCTAGTGAAAGGAGGAGTGCACAGTGGTCATGTTCAGACTGGTCTTCGAGATCCATTTTGCATTGTGCAAAATGGGAAAGGGAGATGCAAG GACGGCTACACAGAGGAGGTAACCAGTTCAGATGGAGTACGTGTTCTTGTTGCTACAAGAGCAAAGCCTAATCCGGACAGTAATAGCATCCTTGACAGAGCATACTTCAAGAGCTTTTTGGAT GTTCTTAACCATCCTCATCAGACTGGAAGGTTCAATTTTACTACACAATTTCCTCATTACAAGAAAGTTTTCTACAAACCAGACTTCGGAACCAAAAGACTAGGGAAACCTGTTGTCTTCGATATGGATATGAGCGCAGGGGATTTTCTGGCTTTATTCTATCTCCTTAAAGTGCCAGTAGAAATAATCAACCTCAAG GCGATAATTGTAACTCCAGTAGGCTGGGCAAATGCTGCAACAATAGATATTGTTTACGATTTATTGCACATGATGGGTCGCGATGATATTCCAGTTGGTCTAGGAGAGATATTTGCAATGAACCAGTCTGATCCAATTTTCTCTGCGGTTGGAGACTGCAAGTACCTTAAGGCCATCCCTCACGGGAGTGGTGGACTTTTAGACTCGGACACTCTCTATGGGCTTGCTCGTGATTTACCGCGAAGCCCTAGAAG GTATACTGCAGAAAATTCTGTAAAATATGGAGCTCCTCGCGACACAGATCACCCTGAGCTCAGGCAGCCTCTAGCACTGGAAATCTGGGATTCCATTGTAAGGACATTGGATCCAGGATCCAAGATTACCATATTGACCAATGGTCCCTTGACCAGTTTAGCCAAGATAATACAGAATGAGAATAACACAAGCTCTGTGATTCAG GATGTTTATGTTGTTGGAGGACATATCAGCCATAGTGATACAGACAAAGGAAATGTTTTGACTATTGATAGTAATGAGTATACAGAACTAAATATGTTTCTTGATCCCTTGGCTGCTAAGACAGTTTTCGAGTCATCACTTGACATCACGCTAATTCCACTCGGCGTCCAACGCAGAGTCAGTTCCTTTCCTAAGATCCTAAGAAGTTTACGCAGCAAGACAAAAAGAACACCTGAGGAATTGTTTGTGCAGCGTTTGCTATCAAGGCTTTACCGCCTGAAAGAAACTCATCACAGATATCATCACATG GATACATTCTTGGGCGAAATCCTTGGTGCAGTAGTCTTAGCTGGGGATCATTCCAAGCTTGAGCCAATCTGGCTAGCCAAACCTATCATGATCCTTGCTGAAGGTGATGAATCGAAAGATGGACAAGTTGTGATTGatgaaaaacaaggaaaatttgTCAAGATATTGGAGAATGTAGAGCTTGAGGCACATTATGATCTTTTCGCGAAGCGACTTGCCGTTAAGAAGCAATCTGCTGTCGTTGGAAGCTTTGGTGAACAGAGAAGAATTTGGGGTGTGCCACCAAATTGA
- the LOC133704344 gene encoding nucleoside hydrolase 3 isoform X2 — MLRRYLLAVVVLINVLELARASLCTDGGKPHRILLDTDVDTDDFFALLYLLKLNRSEFELEAVTINTNAWTDAGHAVNQIYDILYMMGRDDLSVGMGGEGGIKEDGHILPDVGGYLPIVEQGNATAGGCRYRQAIPVGLGGRLDIDSNYGIRKAFLPQGSRGYSPLQQPTAQQVLIEKVSAGPITIFIIGAHTNIGIFLMKNPHLKKNIQHIYVMGGGVRSKNPTGCCPNNASSSCQPRQCGNPGNLFTDYTSNPYGEFNIFGDPFAAYQVFHSGIPVTLVPLDATNTIPINENFFEAFEQNQHTYEAQYCFQSLKMARDTWFDDQFYTSYFMWDSFTSGVAVSIMRTLHNQNGENEFAEMEYMNITVVTSNEPYGINDGSNPFFNDRKVPKFNLVKGGVHSGHVQTGLRDPFCIVQNGKGRCKDGYTEEVTSSDGVRVLVATRAKPNPDSNSILDRAYFKSFLDVLNHPHQTGRFNFTTQFPHYKKVFYKPDFGTKRLGKPVVFDMDMSAGDFLALFYLLKVPVEIINLKAIIVTPVGWANAATIDIVYDLLHMMGRDDIPVGLGEIFAMNQSDPIFSAVGDCKYLKAIPHGSGGLLDSDTLYGLARDLPRSPRRYTAENSVKYGAPRDTDHPELRQPLALEIWDSIVRTLDPGSKITILTNGPLTSLAKIIQNENNTSSVIQDVYVVGGHISHSDTDKGNVLTIDSNEYTELNMFLDPLAAKTVFESSLDITLIPLGVQRRVSSFPKILRSLRSKTKRTPEELFVQRLLSRLYRLKETHHRYHHMDTFLGEILGAVVLAGDHSKLEPIWLAKPIMILAEGDESKDGQVVIDEKQGKFVKILENVELEAHYDLFAKRLAVKKQSAVVGSFGEQRRIWGVPPN; from the exons ATGTTGCGGAGATATCTTTTGGCAGTTGTAGTGTTGATTAATGTTCTTGAACTTGCTAGAGCTAGTCTGTGCACTGATGGGGGAAAGCCACATCGGATTCTTTTGGATACAGATGTTGATACTGATGATTTCTTCGCTCTTTTGTACCTCTTGAAGCTTAACAGATCAGAATTTGAATTGGAG GCAGTCACTATCAACACAAATGCATGGACTGATGCAGGGCATGCCGTGAACCAAATCTATGACATTCTTTACATGATGGGTCGTGACGATTTATCTGTTGGAATGGGAGGTGAGGGTGGAATAAAAGAAGATGGTCACATACTTCCGGATGTTGGTGGTTATCTTCCTATAGTTGAACAG GGAAATGCAACTGCAGGAGGTTGTAGATACAGACAAGCTATTCCTGTTGGTCTAGGAGGACGGCTAGATATTGATTCTAACTATGGCATAAGGAAAGCATTCCTGCCTCAG GGCAGCAGGGGGTATTCTCCTCTTCAACAGCCTACTGCCCAGCAAGTGCTGATTGAGAAAGTATCTGCAGGTCCTATTACCATTTTCATAATAGGAGCTCATACAAATATTGGGATTTTTCTTATGAAGAATCCACATCTCAAGAAGAATATCCAGCATATATATGTGATGGGCGGTGGTGTGAGGTCAAAAAATCCAACTGGTTGTTGCCCCAATAATGCAAGTTCATCATGCCAACCAAGACAGTGTGGTAACCCTGGTAATCTGTTCACTGACTACACTAGCAACCCTTATGGTGAATTCAATATCTTTGGTGATCCTTTTGCTGCATACCAG GTGTTTCATTCTGGAATTCCAGTCACCCTTGTGCCCCTTGATGCAACAAATACCATTCCAATAAATGAGAATTTCTTTGAGGCATTTGAGCAAAACCAGCACACATACGAGGCACAATACTGCTTTCAGTCCTTGAAAATGGCTCGTGACACTTGGTTTGATGACCAATTCTATACT AGCTATTTCATGTGGGACTCCTTCACGTCAGGTGTAGCAGTTTCTATCATGCGTACTTTGCATAACCAAAATGGAGAAAATGAATTTGCAGAAATGGAGTATATGAACATAACTGTGGTGACTTCAAATGAACCTTATGGGATAAATGACGGATCGAATCCATTCTTTAATGACCGTAAGGTTCCAAAGTTTAATCTAGTGAAAGGAGGAGTGCACAGTGGTCATGTTCAGACTGGTCTTCGAGATCCATTTTGCATTGTGCAAAATGGGAAAGGGAGATGCAAG GACGGCTACACAGAGGAGGTAACCAGTTCAGATGGAGTACGTGTTCTTGTTGCTACAAGAGCAAAGCCTAATCCGGACAGTAATAGCATCCTTGACAGAGCATACTTCAAGAGCTTTTTGGAT GTTCTTAACCATCCTCATCAGACTGGAAGGTTCAATTTTACTACACAATTTCCTCATTACAAGAAAGTTTTCTACAAACCAGACTTCGGAACCAAAAGACTAGGGAAACCTGTTGTCTTCGATATGGATATGAGCGCAGGGGATTTTCTGGCTTTATTCTATCTCCTTAAAGTGCCAGTAGAAATAATCAACCTCAAG GCGATAATTGTAACTCCAGTAGGCTGGGCAAATGCTGCAACAATAGATATTGTTTACGATTTATTGCACATGATGGGTCGCGATGATATTCCAGTTGGTCTAGGAGAGATATTTGCAATGAACCAGTCTGATCCAATTTTCTCTGCGGTTGGAGACTGCAAGTACCTTAAGGCCATCCCTCACGGGAGTGGTGGACTTTTAGACTCGGACACTCTCTATGGGCTTGCTCGTGATTTACCGCGAAGCCCTAGAAG GTATACTGCAGAAAATTCTGTAAAATATGGAGCTCCTCGCGACACAGATCACCCTGAGCTCAGGCAGCCTCTAGCACTGGAAATCTGGGATTCCATTGTAAGGACATTGGATCCAGGATCCAAGATTACCATATTGACCAATGGTCCCTTGACCAGTTTAGCCAAGATAATACAGAATGAGAATAACACAAGCTCTGTGATTCAG GATGTTTATGTTGTTGGAGGACATATCAGCCATAGTGATACAGACAAAGGAAATGTTTTGACTATTGATAGTAATGAGTATACAGAACTAAATATGTTTCTTGATCCCTTGGCTGCTAAGACAGTTTTCGAGTCATCACTTGACATCACGCTAATTCCACTCGGCGTCCAACGCAGAGTCAGTTCCTTTCCTAAGATCCTAAGAAGTTTACGCAGCAAGACAAAAAGAACACCTGAGGAATTGTTTGTGCAGCGTTTGCTATCAAGGCTTTACCGCCTGAAAGAAACTCATCACAGATATCATCACATG GATACATTCTTGGGCGAAATCCTTGGTGCAGTAGTCTTAGCTGGGGATCATTCCAAGCTTGAGCCAATCTGGCTAGCCAAACCTATCATGATCCTTGCTGAAGGTGATGAATCGAAAGATGGACAAGTTGTGATTGatgaaaaacaaggaaaatttgTCAAGATATTGGAGAATGTAGAGCTTGAGGCACATTATGATCTTTTCGCGAAGCGACTTGCCGTTAAGAAGCAATCTGCTGTCGTTGGAAGCTTTGGTGAACAGAGAAGAATTTGGGGTGTGCCACCAAATTGA
- the LOC133704344 gene encoding nucleoside hydrolase 3 isoform X3: protein MMGRDDLSVGMGGEGGIKEDGHILPDVGGYLPIVEQGNATAGGCRYRQAIPVGLGGRLDIDSNYGIRKAFLPQGSRGYSPLQQPTAQQVLIEKVSAGPITIFIIGAHTNIGIFLMKNPHLKKNIQHIYVMGGGVRSKNPTGCCPNNASSSCQPRQCGNPGNLFTDYTSNPYGEFNIFGDPFAAYQVFHSGIPVTLVPLDATNTIPINENFFEAFEQNQHTYEAQYCFQSLKMARDTWFDDQFYTSYFMWDSFTSGVAVSIMRTLHNQNGENEFAEMEYMNITVVTSNEPYGINDGSNPFFNDRKVPKFNLVKGGVHSGHVQTGLRDPFCIVQNGKGRCKDGYTEEVTSSDGVRVLVATRAKPNPDSNSILDRAYFKSFLDVLNHPHQTGRFNFTTQFPHYKKVFYKPDFGTKRLGKPVVFDMDMSAGDFLALFYLLKVPVEIINLKAIIVTPVGWANAATIDIVYDLLHMMGRDDIPVGLGEIFAMNQSDPIFSAVGDCKYLKAIPHGSGGLLDSDTLYGLARDLPRSPRRYTAENSVKYGAPRDTDHPELRQPLALEIWDSIVRTLDPGSKITILTNGPLTSLAKIIQNENNTSSVIQDVYVVGGHISHSDTDKGNVLTIDSNEYTELNMFLDPLAAKTVFESSLDITLIPLGVQRRVSSFPKILRSLRSKTKRTPEELFVQRLLSRLYRLKETHHRYHHMDTFLGEILGAVVLAGDHSKLEPIWLAKPIMILAEGDESKDGQVVIDEKQGKFVKILENVELEAHYDLFAKRLAVKKQSAVVGSFGEQRRIWGVPPN from the exons ATGATGGGTCGTGACGATTTATCTGTTGGAATGGGAGGTGAGGGTGGAATAAAAGAAGATGGTCACATACTTCCGGATGTTGGTGGTTATCTTCCTATAGTTGAACAG GGAAATGCAACTGCAGGAGGTTGTAGATACAGACAAGCTATTCCTGTTGGTCTAGGAGGACGGCTAGATATTGATTCTAACTATGGCATAAGGAAAGCATTCCTGCCTCAG GGCAGCAGGGGGTATTCTCCTCTTCAACAGCCTACTGCCCAGCAAGTGCTGATTGAGAAAGTATCTGCAGGTCCTATTACCATTTTCATAATAGGAGCTCATACAAATATTGGGATTTTTCTTATGAAGAATCCACATCTCAAGAAGAATATCCAGCATATATATGTGATGGGCGGTGGTGTGAGGTCAAAAAATCCAACTGGTTGTTGCCCCAATAATGCAAGTTCATCATGCCAACCAAGACAGTGTGGTAACCCTGGTAATCTGTTCACTGACTACACTAGCAACCCTTATGGTGAATTCAATATCTTTGGTGATCCTTTTGCTGCATACCAG GTGTTTCATTCTGGAATTCCAGTCACCCTTGTGCCCCTTGATGCAACAAATACCATTCCAATAAATGAGAATTTCTTTGAGGCATTTGAGCAAAACCAGCACACATACGAGGCACAATACTGCTTTCAGTCCTTGAAAATGGCTCGTGACACTTGGTTTGATGACCAATTCTATACT AGCTATTTCATGTGGGACTCCTTCACGTCAGGTGTAGCAGTTTCTATCATGCGTACTTTGCATAACCAAAATGGAGAAAATGAATTTGCAGAAATGGAGTATATGAACATAACTGTGGTGACTTCAAATGAACCTTATGGGATAAATGACGGATCGAATCCATTCTTTAATGACCGTAAGGTTCCAAAGTTTAATCTAGTGAAAGGAGGAGTGCACAGTGGTCATGTTCAGACTGGTCTTCGAGATCCATTTTGCATTGTGCAAAATGGGAAAGGGAGATGCAAG GACGGCTACACAGAGGAGGTAACCAGTTCAGATGGAGTACGTGTTCTTGTTGCTACAAGAGCAAAGCCTAATCCGGACAGTAATAGCATCCTTGACAGAGCATACTTCAAGAGCTTTTTGGAT GTTCTTAACCATCCTCATCAGACTGGAAGGTTCAATTTTACTACACAATTTCCTCATTACAAGAAAGTTTTCTACAAACCAGACTTCGGAACCAAAAGACTAGGGAAACCTGTTGTCTTCGATATGGATATGAGCGCAGGGGATTTTCTGGCTTTATTCTATCTCCTTAAAGTGCCAGTAGAAATAATCAACCTCAAG GCGATAATTGTAACTCCAGTAGGCTGGGCAAATGCTGCAACAATAGATATTGTTTACGATTTATTGCACATGATGGGTCGCGATGATATTCCAGTTGGTCTAGGAGAGATATTTGCAATGAACCAGTCTGATCCAATTTTCTCTGCGGTTGGAGACTGCAAGTACCTTAAGGCCATCCCTCACGGGAGTGGTGGACTTTTAGACTCGGACACTCTCTATGGGCTTGCTCGTGATTTACCGCGAAGCCCTAGAAG GTATACTGCAGAAAATTCTGTAAAATATGGAGCTCCTCGCGACACAGATCACCCTGAGCTCAGGCAGCCTCTAGCACTGGAAATCTGGGATTCCATTGTAAGGACATTGGATCCAGGATCCAAGATTACCATATTGACCAATGGTCCCTTGACCAGTTTAGCCAAGATAATACAGAATGAGAATAACACAAGCTCTGTGATTCAG GATGTTTATGTTGTTGGAGGACATATCAGCCATAGTGATACAGACAAAGGAAATGTTTTGACTATTGATAGTAATGAGTATACAGAACTAAATATGTTTCTTGATCCCTTGGCTGCTAAGACAGTTTTCGAGTCATCACTTGACATCACGCTAATTCCACTCGGCGTCCAACGCAGAGTCAGTTCCTTTCCTAAGATCCTAAGAAGTTTACGCAGCAAGACAAAAAGAACACCTGAGGAATTGTTTGTGCAGCGTTTGCTATCAAGGCTTTACCGCCTGAAAGAAACTCATCACAGATATCATCACATG GATACATTCTTGGGCGAAATCCTTGGTGCAGTAGTCTTAGCTGGGGATCATTCCAAGCTTGAGCCAATCTGGCTAGCCAAACCTATCATGATCCTTGCTGAAGGTGATGAATCGAAAGATGGACAAGTTGTGATTGatgaaaaacaaggaaaatttgTCAAGATATTGGAGAATGTAGAGCTTGAGGCACATTATGATCTTTTCGCGAAGCGACTTGCCGTTAAGAAGCAATCTGCTGTCGTTGGAAGCTTTGGTGAACAGAGAAGAATTTGGGGTGTGCCACCAAATTGA
- the LOC133704344 gene encoding nucleoside hydrolase 3 isoform X4: protein MVTKDDIINLTQPMIATYYIHQLAKPSSPCLPSVCSHLFVLRPPLYSFLEGRDFEDCDWNREKMLRRYLLAVVVLINVLELARASLCTDGGKPHRILLDTDVDTDDFFALLYLLKLNRSEFELEAVTINTNAWTDAGHAVNQIYDILYMMGRDDLSVGMGGEGGIKEDGHILPDVGGYLPIVEQGNATAGGCRYRQAIPVGLGGRLDIDSNYGIRKAFLPQGSRGYSPLQQPTAQQVLIEKVSAGPITIFIIGAHTNIGIFLMKNPHLKKNIQHIYVMGGGVRSKNPTGCCPNNASSSCQPRQCGNPGNLFTDYTSNPYGEFNIFGDPFAAYQVFHSGIPVTLVPLDATNTIPINENFFEAFEQNQHTYEAQYCFQSLKMARDTWFDDQFYTSYFMWDSFTSGVAVSIMRTLHNQNGENEFAEMEYMNITVVTSNEPYGINDGSNPFFNDRKVPKFNLVKGGVHSGHVQTGLRDPFCIVQNGKGRCKDGYTEEVTSSDGVRVLVATRAKPNPDSNSILDRAYFKSFLDVLNHPHQTGRFNFTTQFPHYKKVFYKPDFGTKRLGKPVVFDMDMSAGDFLALFYLLKVPVEIINLKAIIVTPVGWANAATIDIVYDLLHMMGRDDIPVGLGEIFAMNQSDPIFSAVGDCKYLKAIPHGSGGLLDSDTLYGLARDLPRSPRRKFCKIWSSSRHRSP from the exons ATGGTAACAAAAgatgacataattaatttgacTCAGCCCATGATAGCTACCTACTACAT ACACCAGTTAGCTAAACCTTCAAGTCCTTGTCTCCCGTCTGTGTGCTCTCACCTCTTTGTTTTACGGCCTCCATTATATTCA TTTTTGGAGGGAAGAGACTTTGAGGATTGTGATTGGAACAGAGAAAAAATGTTGCGGAGATATCTTTTGGCAGTTGTAGTGTTGATTAATGTTCTTGAACTTGCTAGAGCTAGTCTGTGCACTGATGGGGGAAAGCCACATCGGATTCTTTTGGATACAGATGTTGATACTGATGATTTCTTCGCTCTTTTGTACCTCTTGAAGCTTAACAGATCAGAATTTGAATTGGAG GCAGTCACTATCAACACAAATGCATGGACTGATGCAGGGCATGCCGTGAACCAAATCTATGACATTCTTTACATGATGGGTCGTGACGATTTATCTGTTGGAATGGGAGGTGAGGGTGGAATAAAAGAAGATGGTCACATACTTCCGGATGTTGGTGGTTATCTTCCTATAGTTGAACAG GGAAATGCAACTGCAGGAGGTTGTAGATACAGACAAGCTATTCCTGTTGGTCTAGGAGGACGGCTAGATATTGATTCTAACTATGGCATAAGGAAAGCATTCCTGCCTCAG GGCAGCAGGGGGTATTCTCCTCTTCAACAGCCTACTGCCCAGCAAGTGCTGATTGAGAAAGTATCTGCAGGTCCTATTACCATTTTCATAATAGGAGCTCATACAAATATTGGGATTTTTCTTATGAAGAATCCACATCTCAAGAAGAATATCCAGCATATATATGTGATGGGCGGTGGTGTGAGGTCAAAAAATCCAACTGGTTGTTGCCCCAATAATGCAAGTTCATCATGCCAACCAAGACAGTGTGGTAACCCTGGTAATCTGTTCACTGACTACACTAGCAACCCTTATGGTGAATTCAATATCTTTGGTGATCCTTTTGCTGCATACCAG GTGTTTCATTCTGGAATTCCAGTCACCCTTGTGCCCCTTGATGCAACAAATACCATTCCAATAAATGAGAATTTCTTTGAGGCATTTGAGCAAAACCAGCACACATACGAGGCACAATACTGCTTTCAGTCCTTGAAAATGGCTCGTGACACTTGGTTTGATGACCAATTCTATACT AGCTATTTCATGTGGGACTCCTTCACGTCAGGTGTAGCAGTTTCTATCATGCGTACTTTGCATAACCAAAATGGAGAAAATGAATTTGCAGAAATGGAGTATATGAACATAACTGTGGTGACTTCAAATGAACCTTATGGGATAAATGACGGATCGAATCCATTCTTTAATGACCGTAAGGTTCCAAAGTTTAATCTAGTGAAAGGAGGAGTGCACAGTGGTCATGTTCAGACTGGTCTTCGAGATCCATTTTGCATTGTGCAAAATGGGAAAGGGAGATGCAAG GACGGCTACACAGAGGAGGTAACCAGTTCAGATGGAGTACGTGTTCTTGTTGCTACAAGAGCAAAGCCTAATCCGGACAGTAATAGCATCCTTGACAGAGCATACTTCAAGAGCTTTTTGGAT GTTCTTAACCATCCTCATCAGACTGGAAGGTTCAATTTTACTACACAATTTCCTCATTACAAGAAAGTTTTCTACAAACCAGACTTCGGAACCAAAAGACTAGGGAAACCTGTTGTCTTCGATATGGATATGAGCGCAGGGGATTTTCTGGCTTTATTCTATCTCCTTAAAGTGCCAGTAGAAATAATCAACCTCAAG GCGATAATTGTAACTCCAGTAGGCTGGGCAAATGCTGCAACAATAGATATTGTTTACGATTTATTGCACATGATGGGTCGCGATGATATTCCAGTTGGTCTAGGAGAGATATTTGCAATGAACCAGTCTGATCCAATTTTCTCTGCGGTTGGAGACTGCAAGTACCTTAAGGCCATCCCTCACGGGAGTGGTGGACTTTTAGACTCGGACACTCTCTATGGGCTTGCTCGTGATTTACCGCGAAGCCCTAGAAG AAAATTCTGTAAAATATGGAGCTCCTCGCGACACAGATCACCCTGA